In Paraburkholderia bryophila, a single genomic region encodes these proteins:
- a CDS encoding M24 family metallopeptidase — translation MDTAAKQAVGSKYVLESMKYAQRKTWEVMDQFAQRVRPGMLESEATAECKTVLSELGMDRIWHPVLVRFGANTLKMFKERSDGDPRLAEDDIFFVDLGVVWDGHEGDAGATFVVGNDTEMNACADAAKTLFDEVEHHWRSTRASGAALYDFAAQRAEALGWRLNLDIKGHRVCDFPHAIYKAGNLGDFAECPDAGLWILEIQLAHPTRPFGAFYEDLLV, via the coding sequence ATGGACACAGCAGCAAAGCAGGCCGTCGGCAGCAAGTACGTACTCGAGTCGATGAAATACGCGCAGCGCAAAACGTGGGAGGTCATGGACCAGTTCGCGCAGCGGGTGCGGCCGGGCATGCTCGAATCGGAAGCGACGGCCGAATGCAAGACCGTGTTGAGCGAACTGGGCATGGACCGGATCTGGCATCCCGTGCTGGTGCGTTTCGGCGCGAACACGTTGAAGATGTTCAAGGAACGCTCGGACGGCGACCCGCGACTCGCGGAAGACGATATTTTCTTCGTCGATCTGGGCGTGGTGTGGGACGGCCATGAAGGCGACGCGGGCGCGACTTTCGTGGTCGGCAACGACACGGAAATGAACGCGTGCGCCGACGCGGCGAAAACGCTATTCGACGAAGTCGAGCATCACTGGCGTTCGACTCGCGCGAGTGGCGCGGCACTGTACGACTTCGCGGCGCAGCGCGCCGAGGCGCTCGGCTGGCGGCTGAATCTGGATATCAAAGGGCACCGTGTGTGCGACTTCCCGCATGCGATTTACAAAGCCGGTAACCTTGGCGACTTCGCTGAGTGTCCCGACGCCGGGCTATGGATCCTCGAAATTCAACTGGCTCATCCGACGCGGCCGTTCGGCGCGTTCTACGAGGATTTGCTGGTCTAA
- a CDS encoding sensor histidine kinase has protein sequence MNLTLTQRLAIVFSALLLACCGASAWLQIRSSDLHEKEVVQSLSKSLADHIAHRATLMDANGLRPDAVRQLFGQLMAVNPSVEVYLLDNAGNIKGDDAPVGHVKRERVDLTPIRQFIAGDALPILGDDPRSVDGRKVFSAAPLQLSGQQPSGYIYVVLLGEEHDALAARVAASSVLRNTLWSMALVALLGLLAGLTAFGLITRPLRRLTEAMRRFDADGEPDTQPHVPRSSPAGRRDEIAVLEATFAQMADRIGEQWRALTRQDQQRRELIANISHDLRTPLTSLHGYLETLSLKSDTLGETERKRYLAIALAQSVKVGRLAQSLFELARLEHGNVQLTLEQFSLVDLVQDVFQKFELSAEARQIQLRADIPARLPAICADLGMIERVLTNLLDNAIRHTPAHGSVDIVLAHKDGKVAVTLSDTGPGIPVEQRDALFERPFNAGGAHQGGGLGLLIVRRMLELHHSRIRLLDQPTTGTTFYFELPTAASVPTTLAV, from the coding sequence GTGAATCTGACACTCACCCAACGGCTCGCCATCGTTTTCTCCGCGCTGCTGCTTGCATGCTGCGGGGCGTCGGCGTGGCTGCAGATCCGCTCGAGCGATCTGCATGAGAAGGAGGTCGTGCAGAGCCTGTCGAAGAGTCTCGCCGACCATATCGCGCACCGCGCCACGCTGATGGACGCGAACGGTTTGCGGCCCGACGCCGTGCGGCAATTGTTCGGTCAGTTGATGGCGGTGAACCCGAGCGTCGAGGTGTATCTGCTCGACAACGCCGGCAATATCAAAGGCGACGATGCGCCCGTGGGCCACGTCAAGCGTGAACGCGTGGATCTCACGCCGATCCGGCAATTCATCGCGGGCGACGCGCTGCCGATTCTCGGCGACGATCCGCGCAGCGTCGACGGTAGAAAGGTGTTTAGCGCCGCGCCGCTGCAATTGAGCGGTCAGCAACCGTCCGGCTATATCTACGTGGTGCTGCTCGGCGAAGAACACGACGCGCTGGCCGCGCGCGTGGCCGCCAGCTCCGTGTTGCGCAATACGTTGTGGTCGATGGCGCTGGTCGCGCTGCTGGGTCTGCTGGCGGGTCTGACGGCGTTCGGTCTGATCACGCGGCCGCTGCGCCGCCTCACCGAAGCCATGCGCCGCTTCGACGCGGACGGCGAACCGGATACGCAGCCGCACGTGCCGCGTTCGTCACCGGCGGGACGGCGCGACGAAATCGCCGTGCTCGAAGCCACCTTCGCGCAGATGGCGGATCGCATCGGCGAGCAGTGGCGTGCGCTGACGCGCCAGGATCAGCAGCGGCGTGAACTGATCGCGAATATTTCGCATGACCTGCGCACGCCGCTGACGTCGCTGCACGGCTATCTGGAGACGCTGTCGCTGAAGTCCGATACGCTCGGCGAAACGGAACGCAAACGCTATCTGGCGATCGCGCTCGCGCAAAGCGTGAAGGTCGGGCGGCTCGCGCAGTCGTTATTCGAACTGGCGCGGCTCGAACACGGCAACGTGCAACTCACGCTCGAACAGTTCTCGCTGGTCGATCTGGTGCAGGACGTGTTCCAGAAATTCGAGTTGTCGGCCGAGGCGCGGCAGATCCAGTTGCGCGCGGACATTCCCGCGCGCTTGCCGGCCATCTGCGCCGATCTGGGGATGATCGAGCGCGTGCTGACGAACCTGCTCGACAACGCGATTCGCCACACGCCCGCGCACGGTAGCGTCGACATCGTGCTCGCGCATAAGGACGGCAAGGTGGCGGTTACGCTTAGCGATACCGGTCCCGGCATTCCCGTCGAACAGCGCGACGCGCTGTTCGAACGGCCGTTCAACGCCGGTGGTGCGCATCAGGGCGGTGGACTCGGTTTGTTGATCGTCAGACGCATGCTGGAGCTGCATCACAGCCGCATCCGTTTGCTCGATCAGCCGACAACGGGCACGACGTTCTATTTCGAGCTGCCCACGGCGGCCAGCGTGCCGACGACGCTCGCAGTCTGA
- a CDS encoding gamma-glutamylcyclotransferase family protein — protein sequence MTFSEKLFSYGTLQLEAVQLATFSRKLDGQADDMPGFSMTLLKIEDASVVATSGKTHHPVVSYSGNPADKVRGTVFSITPEELAQADAYEVSDYRRDRVTLASGVSAWVYVANHSPVPPAAK from the coding sequence ATGACCTTTTCCGAAAAGCTCTTTTCCTACGGCACGCTGCAACTCGAAGCGGTGCAGTTAGCCACCTTCAGCCGCAAGCTCGACGGTCAGGCTGACGACATGCCCGGCTTCTCGATGACTCTACTGAAGATCGAAGACGCCAGCGTGGTCGCGACCAGCGGCAAAACGCATCACCCGGTGGTGAGCTACAGCGGCAATCCCGCGGACAAGGTGAGGGGCACCGTCTTTTCGATCACGCCCGAAGAACTGGCGCAGGCGGATGCCTACGAAGTTTCGGACTATCGCCGCGACCGGGTGACGCTGGCGTCGGGTGTGTCGGCGTGGGTTTATGTCGCGAACCATTCACCCGTGCCGCCAGCGGCGAAGTGA
- a CDS encoding agmatine deiminase family protein produces MTTRRHFLKRGLLASSGALITGALGSGFNQLAFAQSDGWHMPDEGGPHAATWMAFGPSEDIWGGKLLPVVRENLAGIAKAIAAHEPVKMLVREEDHEIAARLCGASVELVPQGIDDLWMRDTGPVFVKSATGQLGAVGFNFNGWGNKQEHEQDAEVAKLVAHRTGAQFVETRLVLEGGGIEVDGEGTAIITESCVLNANRNPGVSKAQCEAELSRLLGVKKIIWLPGIAGKDITDGHTDFYARFTSPGVVVAGLDPDPSSYDHAVTKRNLEILRKSTDAKGRALKVVVLPGPSTVRRKYENDQFAAGYINFYVCNHAVIAPQFGDGKADRNTRDILVDLFPGRDVIQLDIDGVAAGGGGIHCTTQQQPG; encoded by the coding sequence ATGACGACAAGACGTCATTTTCTGAAACGGGGGCTGTTGGCCTCGAGCGGCGCGCTGATCACCGGCGCGCTGGGTAGCGGCTTCAACCAGCTCGCGTTCGCGCAGAGCGACGGCTGGCATATGCCAGACGAAGGCGGCCCGCATGCCGCGACCTGGATGGCGTTCGGTCCCAGCGAGGACATCTGGGGCGGCAAACTGCTGCCCGTGGTGAGAGAGAACCTGGCGGGCATCGCCAAAGCCATCGCGGCGCACGAGCCGGTGAAAATGCTGGTGCGCGAGGAAGACCACGAGATCGCCGCGCGCCTGTGCGGCGCGTCGGTCGAACTGGTGCCGCAAGGCATCGACGATTTGTGGATGCGCGATACCGGTCCGGTGTTCGTCAAGAGCGCAACGGGGCAGCTCGGCGCGGTGGGCTTCAACTTCAACGGTTGGGGCAATAAGCAGGAACACGAGCAGGACGCGGAAGTCGCGAAGCTCGTCGCGCACCGCACCGGCGCGCAGTTTGTCGAGACGCGCCTGGTGCTGGAGGGTGGCGGTATCGAAGTGGACGGCGAGGGCACGGCCATCATCACCGAGAGCTGCGTGCTCAACGCCAACCGCAACCCGGGCGTTAGCAAGGCGCAGTGCGAGGCGGAATTGTCGCGGCTGCTTGGCGTGAAGAAAATCATCTGGCTGCCCGGCATTGCGGGCAAGGATATTACCGACGGCCACACCGACTTCTACGCGCGCTTTACGAGCCCCGGTGTCGTGGTGGCCGGGCTCGATCCGGATCCGTCTTCATACGATCACGCGGTGACGAAACGCAATCTGGAGATCCTGCGCAAGTCCACCGACGCTAAGGGCCGCGCGTTGAAAGTGGTGGTGCTGCCGGGACCGTCCACCGTGCGCCGCAAGTATGAGAACGATCAGTTCGCGGCCGGGTACATCAACTTCTACGTGTGCAATCACGCGGTGATCGCACCGCAGTTCGGCGACGGCAAAGCAGACCGCAATACGCGCGATATTCTCGTCGATCTGTTTCCCGGACGGGACGTGATTCAACTCGATATCGACGGCGTGGCGGCAGGCGGCGGGGGCATTCACTGCACTACGCAGCAGCAACCCGGCTGA
- a CDS encoding agmatine deiminase family protein: protein MAKSKRNPALNATVQRTPLTRRRFIQGSASLLGFSLVGTLAACGGGSGGDASAPASSGSTPSSTSSRNPPTASQMPYLMPGEDSPHTATYMAFASGADGIWAPLTAQSTDAGIDRVRADLMDVAKAIGTYEAVNLLVLPVDLSIAQTLLATASGANPTLHANYLARGAGVGGVKLVVLANGFNDLWTRDTGCVFVKDTSNANALCAVSFNFNGWGNANTDSTNLNPGMTVPASIAASSNKSKAGKFFQPFANDHTLAAWMAQTNNAKLLQSTLTLEGGAIEFDGEATAILTESAVLHVNRNPQLFAIPNGVMANATLLPTAKATVLAELQRTLGVQKIIWIPGTATYPRGAGVGAQGGAATPANETDITNGHVDFYAKFLAPGVVAYAADPANSTAEQALMAANYRNLAGQTDAKGRPLTLIPLNAPTNYGTSNGVTLSDKQMTNFAAGYINFYKCNGAIIVPKFNDVAADAAAVATIRPYAGSRTIVQVDILGIASGGGGVHCSTRELPA from the coding sequence ATGGCAAAAAGCAAACGCAATCCGGCGTTGAACGCAACGGTTCAGCGGACGCCGTTGACGCGTCGCCGTTTTATTCAAGGTTCCGCGTCGTTGTTGGGCTTCTCGCTGGTCGGCACGCTGGCGGCTTGCGGCGGCGGCAGTGGCGGCGATGCATCGGCTCCCGCTTCGTCGGGATCGACGCCTTCGTCGACCTCCTCGCGTAACCCGCCGACAGCCAGTCAAATGCCGTATCTGATGCCGGGCGAGGACTCACCCCATACGGCGACGTATATGGCGTTCGCCTCGGGTGCCGACGGCATCTGGGCGCCGCTCACCGCGCAGAGCACCGACGCGGGCATCGACCGGGTGCGCGCCGATCTGATGGACGTAGCGAAAGCAATCGGCACGTATGAAGCGGTCAACCTGCTGGTGTTGCCGGTCGACCTGAGCATTGCGCAGACCTTGCTGGCGACGGCGAGCGGCGCGAATCCGACGCTCCACGCGAACTACCTGGCGCGCGGCGCCGGCGTGGGCGGCGTCAAGCTGGTCGTGCTCGCCAATGGCTTCAACGATCTCTGGACGCGTGATACCGGCTGCGTTTTCGTCAAGGACACGAGCAATGCCAATGCCTTGTGCGCGGTGAGCTTCAACTTCAACGGCTGGGGCAACGCGAATACGGACAGCACGAACCTCAACCCGGGGATGACGGTGCCGGCCTCGATCGCGGCAAGCAGCAACAAATCGAAGGCGGGAAAATTCTTCCAGCCGTTCGCGAACGATCACACGCTCGCTGCGTGGATGGCGCAGACGAACAACGCGAAATTGCTTCAAAGCACGTTGACGCTCGAAGGCGGCGCGATCGAATTCGACGGCGAGGCTACGGCGATTCTCACGGAATCCGCGGTACTGCACGTCAATCGCAACCCGCAACTCTTCGCGATTCCGAATGGCGTGATGGCTAACGCGACCCTGTTGCCGACCGCGAAAGCCACCGTGCTGGCTGAATTGCAACGCACGCTGGGCGTGCAGAAGATCATCTGGATTCCGGGCACGGCGACCTATCCGCGCGGCGCGGGCGTGGGCGCGCAAGGCGGCGCCGCAACGCCGGCGAATGAAACCGACATCACGAACGGACACGTCGATTTCTACGCGAAATTCCTCGCGCCGGGCGTGGTCGCGTACGCGGCCGATCCTGCCAACTCGACGGCAGAACAGGCGCTGATGGCCGCCAACTACCGGAACCTGGCGGGCCAAACGGACGCGAAAGGGCGGCCGCTCACGTTGATCCCGCTGAATGCGCCGACCAACTACGGCACCTCGAACGGCGTGACGCTGAGCGACAAACAGATGACGAACTTTGCCGCCGGCTATATCAACTTCTACAAATGCAACGGCGCGATCATCGTGCCGAAATTCAACGACGTCGCAGCGGACGCGGCTGCGGTCGCGACTATTCGTCCGTACGCCGGATCGCGCACGATCGTGCAGGTGGATATTCTCGGCATTGCATCGGGCGGCGGTGGCGTGCATTGCTCGACGCGAGAACTGCCGGCGTAA
- the aguB gene encoding N-carbamoylputrescine amidase, whose product MASRNITVASVQMASGSWTFEDNMATAERLIRAAAAQGANLVLCPELFMMPYFCLDQNVKHLELAEPFEGNPRIARFAKLAGELGIVLPIGFFERAGNAAYNSVAVADADGTVLGVYRKTHIPDGPGYTEKFYFTPGDTGFKVWDTRFGKIGIGICWDQWYPETARSLALMGAEILCFPTIIGSEPFSGDFDSAAHWQHTMQGHAAANMVPVVAANRIGREVGFGNGNPQQQGLAGVFYGSSFIADHTGAKLAEANRTDETILLHTFDLDAIRADRQSWGFFRDRRPEMYRTLLTSDGASSCYR is encoded by the coding sequence ATGGCGTCGCGAAACATCACCGTAGCGTCGGTGCAAATGGCATCGGGCAGTTGGACCTTTGAAGACAACATGGCGACGGCGGAACGTTTGATCCGTGCCGCCGCCGCGCAGGGTGCGAATCTGGTGCTGTGCCCCGAGCTTTTCATGATGCCGTACTTCTGTCTGGATCAGAACGTGAAGCATCTGGAGCTGGCCGAGCCGTTCGAAGGTAATCCGCGGATTGCGCGTTTCGCGAAACTCGCGGGCGAGTTGGGCATCGTGCTGCCGATCGGTTTCTTCGAGCGGGCCGGCAACGCCGCCTACAACTCGGTCGCTGTTGCCGATGCCGACGGCACGGTGCTCGGCGTGTATCGCAAGACGCACATTCCGGACGGCCCCGGCTATACCGAGAAGTTCTATTTCACGCCGGGCGACACCGGCTTCAAGGTGTGGGACACGCGCTTCGGCAAGATCGGCATTGGCATCTGCTGGGACCAGTGGTATCCGGAAACCGCGCGTAGCCTCGCGCTGATGGGCGCGGAAATCCTGTGCTTTCCGACCATCATCGGTTCCGAGCCGTTCAGCGGCGATTTCGATTCGGCGGCGCATTGGCAACACACCATGCAAGGCCATGCGGCAGCGAACATGGTGCCAGTAGTGGCGGCCAACCGGATTGGCCGCGAGGTCGGTTTCGGCAACGGCAATCCGCAACAGCAGGGACTGGCCGGCGTGTTTTACGGCTCGAGTTTTATCGCGGATCACACCGGCGCAAAACTGGCCGAAGCCAATCGCACGGACGAAACGATTCTTCTGCACACGTTCGATCTCGACGCGATTCGGGCGGACAGACAGTCGTGGGGCTTCTTCCGCGATCGCCGCCCGGAGATGTATCGCACACTGCTGACGAGCGACGGCGCATCGTCCTGCTATCGCTAA
- a CDS encoding polyamine ABC transporter substrate-binding protein — MKQHWLPAFAGLGLSLCLLATQAHAEEEKVLNLYNWSDYFAPDTLSEFQKETGIKVRYDAYDSDETLQSKLLTGDSGYDLVWPTNDFMAKQIQAGAFRKLDKSKLPNLKYLDPALLKLMAQSDPGNQYGVPYMWGTVGVGYDRAKVSAILGKDMPADSMDLVFNPAIASRIAAHCGIGLQDSASTVLPLALRYVGRDPVNPTAQDYAVAQTMLLKVRPSIRLFVDSANANELIDGELCVMVGYSGAINLAAQRARELDRKRDIVYDIPSVGSLMWFDGMVIPKTAKHPENAQAFINYILRPDVVAKISNATRYANANLGALKLMDPTLVNNPSIYPSEQKKQTLFTPVVESPATARLEGRIWLGLKASKP, encoded by the coding sequence ATGAAACAGCATTGGCTTCCGGCCTTCGCCGGTCTCGGACTTTCTCTCTGTTTGCTGGCGACCCAAGCACACGCCGAGGAAGAGAAAGTACTGAACCTGTACAACTGGAGCGATTATTTCGCCCCCGACACCTTGTCTGAGTTCCAGAAGGAAACCGGCATCAAGGTTCGTTATGACGCGTACGACAGCGACGAAACCTTGCAGTCCAAGTTGCTGACCGGCGACAGCGGCTACGACCTGGTCTGGCCGACTAACGACTTCATGGCGAAGCAGATTCAGGCCGGCGCATTTCGCAAGCTCGACAAAAGCAAGCTGCCGAACCTGAAGTATCTGGACCCCGCGTTGTTGAAACTGATGGCGCAGTCCGATCCCGGCAATCAGTACGGCGTGCCGTATATGTGGGGGACAGTAGGCGTGGGTTATGACCGCGCGAAGGTCAGCGCCATTCTCGGCAAGGACATGCCGGCCGATAGCATGGACCTTGTGTTCAATCCGGCGATCGCGTCGCGGATCGCCGCGCATTGCGGTATCGGCCTGCAGGACTCCGCGAGCACGGTGCTGCCGCTGGCGCTGCGCTACGTGGGCCGCGATCCGGTGAATCCGACCGCGCAAGACTATGCCGTCGCGCAGACCATGCTGCTGAAAGTGCGCCCGTCGATTCGTCTGTTCGTCGATTCGGCGAATGCCAACGAGTTGATCGACGGTGAGCTGTGCGTGATGGTGGGTTACTCCGGCGCGATCAACCTGGCCGCGCAGAGGGCGCGCGAGCTGGACCGCAAACGCGACATCGTCTACGACATTCCGAGCGTGGGCAGTTTGATGTGGTTCGACGGCATGGTGATTCCGAAGACCGCGAAGCATCCGGAGAACGCGCAGGCGTTTATCAACTACATCTTGCGGCCCGACGTCGTGGCGAAAATTTCCAATGCGACGCGTTACGCGAATGCGAACCTCGGCGCGCTGAAATTGATGGACCCGACACTGGTGAATAATCCGAGTATCTATCCGAGTGAGCAGAAGAAGCAGACGTTGTTTACGCCGGTGGTCGAATCCCCTGCCACCGCGCGCCTGGAAGGCAGAATCTGGCTTGGCCTGAAAGCCAGCAAGCCCTGA
- a CDS encoding agmatine deiminase family protein, producing the protein MSRFDARRDGYRMPAEWETMHTTWLGWPILDGREDLWGSHYLKVCREFALVAQTIARYQRCVVTALHSEANAARELLGSTVEVLAVAAEDNWLRDCGPIFLVGEHGHLGAAAFRFNCWGEKYQPYDGCQQVAQDIARAAGAQIFNSHMVLEGGAFYVDGQGTLVTTESCLLHPNRNPHMSRAEIEAELKRMLGVEKIIWLPGNPDEVETNGHVDGIASFIAPGKMLCQSASPVQGDYFQVMRENRRALELATDAAGRRFELIDLPSPIVSERYGSERYCDCYANYILVNGAVISTAFGVEQDQAAREVFAQAFPERRVELLPIPTLSIGGGSIHCSTQQQPAVTVV; encoded by the coding sequence ATGAGTCGCTTTGACGCTCGCCGAGACGGCTACCGGATGCCCGCTGAATGGGAAACGATGCATACCACCTGGTTGGGCTGGCCGATTCTGGACGGCCGCGAAGACCTGTGGGGCAGTCACTACCTGAAGGTTTGCCGGGAGTTCGCGCTAGTCGCGCAGACGATTGCCCGCTATCAGCGTTGCGTGGTGACCGCGCTTCATAGCGAGGCGAATGCCGCGCGCGAGTTGCTCGGCAGCACGGTCGAGGTGCTCGCCGTCGCCGCGGAAGACAACTGGTTGCGCGATTGCGGGCCGATTTTCCTGGTAGGCGAGCACGGCCACCTGGGCGCCGCCGCGTTCCGCTTCAATTGCTGGGGCGAGAAATACCAGCCTTACGACGGTTGCCAGCAGGTGGCGCAAGACATCGCCCGCGCGGCCGGTGCGCAGATCTTCAACTCGCACATGGTGCTGGAAGGCGGCGCTTTTTACGTGGACGGTCAGGGCACGCTGGTCACCACGGAAAGCTGCCTGCTGCATCCGAACCGCAATCCGCACATGAGCCGCGCTGAGATCGAGGCCGAACTCAAGCGCATGCTGGGCGTTGAAAAAATTATCTGGCTGCCGGGCAATCCGGACGAAGTGGAAACCAATGGGCACGTGGACGGCATTGCGTCGTTCATCGCGCCGGGCAAGATGCTGTGCCAATCGGCGAGTCCGGTGCAGGGCGATTACTTTCAGGTGATGCGCGAGAATCGCCGCGCGCTGGAACTCGCCACCGACGCCGCCGGCCGCCGCTTCGAACTGATCGATCTGCCGTCGCCGATCGTCAGCGAACGTTATGGCTCCGAGCGCTACTGCGATTGCTACGCGAACTACATTCTGGTCAACGGCGCGGTGATCTCGACCGCGTTCGGCGTCGAGCAGGATCAGGCCGCGCGCGAAGTCTTCGCGCAGGCATTTCCCGAGCGACGCGTGGAGTTGCTGCCGATTCCCACCTTGTCGATCGGTGGCGGCAGCATTCATTGCTCGACGCAGCAGCAACCTGCCGTTACCGTTGTTTGA